The Halobacillus amylolyticus nucleotide sequence AGGAAAGCCTAAAGAAAGCTAAAGAATTTATTCACATGGAATATTATACATTTCGGGATGATAAAATTGGCACGCAGATTACCGATATTTTAGTCGAAAAAGCACGATCGGGAATTGAGGTCAAAGTGATTTATGATGATGTGGGAAGCTTGAAAATATCAAAGGATGCTCTTCTCAGAATGGAAGAGGCCGGTGTAACTGTTGCCTGTTTTTTGCCGGTTAAATATGGATTTTTTAATCAAAAAATCAACTTCCGAAATCATCGGAAGATTATTGTCATTGATGGAGAAGCGGGATTTGTTGGTGGATTAAATATAGGTGATGAGTATCTTGGTCTAGATGAAAAGATAGGGTTTTGGCGTGATACACATTTAATGGTTGAAGGGGAAGTCATTCGCAGTCTCCATGCTATTTTTCTAGTTGATTGGTCATACCTAACGGATGAGCGGTTAGCACAGAAAAACTATATAAGTACCCCAAACCTCGAGAACAATCCTGGTGGTGTTCAAGTTGTCGCCAGTGGGCCAGACGCTAATAGAGGGATTATGGGGGATCTTTATTTTACAATGATTTCCTCTGCCAAACATTCCGTTTGGATTGCAACACCATACTTTGTCCCTAATAAAGACATTCGAACAGCCCTTTCTATGGCTGCAAAGAAGGGGGTCGATGTCAAACTAATGGTACCGGAAATTAGTGACGGTTTTCTAACTCAGTATGGGACCCGTTCTTACTTTGATGAGCTCCTTGATAAAGGGATTGACGTTTATATGTATCAGAAAGGTTTTATGCATCAAAAAATCATGATCGTCGATGGTCAATATGCTTCTATTGGTACAGCCAACGTCGATTTCAGAAGTATAAACCTAAATTTCGAGGTAAATGTCTTCTTATTTCAGATGGATAGTGTAAGACAACTGGTTAGTTATTACGAACTGGATATAAAGGATAGCGAGCAAGTCAATCAAGTCCTTTATAAAAACCGGGGACTCGTTACGAAAACGAAGGAATCGTTCGCGCGGTTATTTTCTCCTATCTTATAGGAGGAGGTTTACAGTATGAGGTAAATGAATTTTGTTAGGAGCGATTACCATGAAAATATGGGAATGCGAAAAGAATTACCAAAAAGGAGTCATTGTTATTGTTCACGGCTACGGTGATCACCACGGGCGATATATGTGGTTAAAAGACAAATGCCTTAGTCGCGGTTTCCATGTGGTGATGGATGATCTTCCAGGCATGGGAGGGACTACAAGAAGAGCAGGGCATATTGATTCCTTTGATGAGTACGTGGAAACCGTTTCTCGCTGGATTAAAGAATCAAAAAAATATAACCTCCCTATTTTCGTAATGGGACATAGTATGGGAGGACTCGCCACCGTTCGGGCACTAACAGAAAGAGAATTGCCTATTTCAGGTGTCATTCTATCATCACCTTGCCTTGGTCTTATTCATACCCCTCCGGACGTTTTACGAAGGCTGATAAAGCTGATGAATAAGTGGAAACCAGCTTTCCGTGTCCCCCTCAAAAATCCTTTTAAGAAAGGGCTCGCAACAAGAAATGAAAAGGTTCTGAAAAGGGATGAACAGGACCCCTTCATTGTAACAAAAGTTTCTGTACGCTGGTTTAAAGAAATGGATAAAGCAATGCAGAAAGCGTTTAGACATGTAAAAGAAGTTCCGGATGTACCTCTGCTCGTTTTACAGGGGGGGAGTGACAAAATTGTAAAAAAGCATGATGTTTATAAATGGTTCCGTCACCTATCTATCAATGAAAAAACATATAAAGAGTTTAAGGGACTTTACCATGAGGTGTTTAATGAACCGGAAAGAGAACAAGTTTTTGATCAGGCCTATGCTTTTCTTCAGTCACATGTTGACTGACACACTTAGGATCCTGGTCAGTAGACATTTTAAAGCAATAGGTAGATCATTGGTTTCTATCAGAATGTTTGGGATCAAGAGGAAGACAAAATCCATTCATTTTAAAGTTAGGGAGGCTAAAGGTGAATAATAGTAAAGTAAAGAGTTTTATCATTAAGAGTGCTGTTCTCTTAGGAATAGCAGGATTATTAGTGCTCTTAAATCAATTATTCTTTCATATACAACCAAAAGATATAAAAAAATGGACAGACGGGTTAGGGGTGTGGGCTCCCGTTGTATTCTTGATTATATTTACTGTACGCCCCTTTACACTCATTCCATTATCGATCATTGCTGTAGCCTGCGGTTTGTTATTTGGTCCATTTCTTGGATCTGTTTATATAATCATTGGAACTGTATTAGGGGCAGCATCCGCCTTTCTCGTTCTTAGGAGGTACGCCAAAGAAATTCATATTGAAGATAACGATAAAGAGAATTTGAAAAAGTTGAAAAAGGATGTGGAGGAACACGGGTTTAAGTCGGTATTAATGCTTCGATTACTTCCAGCTATTAACTTTGACTTACTCACCTATATTTGTTCCAAAACACAGGTGAATTCGTGGAAGTATCTTCTAGGAACATTAGTAGGGACACTGCCAGGCTCTATTATGTTTGGGGTGTTCGGTTCAAGCCTACTGACGCTTAAGCCGGTAAACTTAATTATACTTGCTGGGCTAATTATCCTCCTCATTGTACTAGGAGTTATAATGAAAAGAAGTATTGGAAAGCGTTATGACACGGAAGAACTTAAAGCGGAAGTGAAAGATTTAAGAAAAAACACCTAATAAAATTGTACTGGTGAAATTTAAGTGATACAAGTAAACACGTGGGGATAAAGGGGAGGACTGAACGGAGCACCTTCCCTGTATCATAGCATTATACTTATATGTTCTTACCTTCTTGCGCAATGAGCGAATTTAAATCTATTTAAAAAGGTGCGTGGTCATCCATGATTGAATCTCAAACGACTCCTTTCGAATTCTATCCAATCTCAGTCCCTACCCAGGATAGTTTAAGAACGGTGAACTTTTACCTTCTTTCTATTAAAAATCAGTTACTATTATTTGATGCCGGCTGGACAGGGGATGCATACTGGCAAGCTCTAAAGCAAACTTTAAAAGAAAGCCATTTCGAGCTTGAGGACATCACAGGTATTGTTCTCAGTCATCACCACATCGATCATTGTGGTTTAGTAAATCAAATAGTTGAAAAACATGAGATCCCTGTCTACGCTCACAAAAAAGCCTTTCCTCGATTACAAAGAGAGGAAACCTTTTTAAGGACCCGAATCCAGTTCTTTGAGGCCTTATACAGAAAGTTTGACTGTTGGGATAGAGGGGAGGCACAGGTCGATTATTTAAAACGTTCTTTAGAAAAGAATCGTCACCTTGCTGTAAAGGCAAATCTTTCACCGGTTGAGGAAGCTCCTCTTGATGGATTAAACGCTCTGCACTTCCCGGGACACGCCCCTGATCAAATAGGGCTTTGGGAACAAACCAACGGGATTCTATTTGGAGGTGACGTGCTCATTCAGCATATTTCCAGTAATGCGTTAGTTGAGCCAAATGAAAATGGTGAACGGCTGCCAACACTTCATCAAAGTGTCGAGTCACTTAAAGCTATTGCCTCCTTACCTGTTCAACTTATCCATTCCGGACATGGGTCTGTCATTCATGATCCCCAAGCTTTAGTTAAAAAACGGTTGAGTCGTATTGATCAAAAAGGAGATAAAATCATTTCCCTAATTGAAAAAGGTGCTTCAACAGGAAGAGAAATCGCTCTAAGTTATTACGGTTCTACTTACGATCAGCAGTTTTCATTAGTCATGTCAGAAATCATCGGTCAACTTGATTACCTGGAAATCAAAGGGAAAATTGATAAAACGATAAAAGACGGTATTTATCACTATTCACCAGTAAATAAAATCTAAAAAGACCATTCAGCTGAAAAAAGCCTCTCCATCGTTTATTAAACGATGGAGAGGCTTTTTCTACTTCGAAGGCAGCATTTGGAAAGGTAAAAGTAATGGCTTAATGTTTTCTATCTTTTGTCCGCTTTTTTCCTAATTATAAAGCAGGATGCAGAACGCGTAATCTTTAGATAATTATTCCTTTTCTGATAGCCTGTATTAGCTGCTAAACTGTAGTTGGTTATATTATTATAAGTAGGATGTAATTTCAGAAATAAAGTTTTACTTTTTGACTTTTTAGTTTTCAAAACTGATTCTAACTCCTTAACTACCTCAGGTTATGGGACCAGCTATTCTTTTTCATGGGCAGTAATTTTAGCCTTATTATTATCTTCTCTAAGCTTCCAAAGTTTCTCTGGCCAAAATGAAAATCTCCCTAAGACAGTTGTGATCGATGGGACAAGAAGCGGTCTGACGATAAACGTATCGAGTAAGATGCCGACTGCAGTAACTGTTCCAAATTGAACCAATACTTGCAGCGGCAGGACGGCCAGAACGGAAAATGTCCCTGCAAGAATTAAACCGGCTGAACCTATGACACTACTTGTTTCACTTACACCTTCGCGAATGGCTTGTTTAAGCGGCAGGTGTTTTCTCTTTTTCCAAATGCTTGAAACCATAAAAATATTATAATCCTCGCCTAATGCCACGAGAAAGACGAAGGCGTAGACAGGAATTAATCCTTGCATCGCATCGGCACCAAAAACAAAATTGAGGATTAACCATCCGAGTCCCAGTGCTGCGAGGTAGGATAATACAACAGTTCCTAACAGATAGATCATAGCAACGATGGAACGCAGGTAAATGAGTAACAAGACAGCGATGATGATCAGTACAGCCGGGATGATGATAGATTGATCACGTTTTGTCACTTGTTTTGTATCGTAAAGTGTTGCCGTTTCTCCACCAATCCACACGTTTTCAGCTGGATTTTCGATACCATTGCTTTCAAGCACATTCGCCATTTTATTTTTAATAGCTGGAATGGTCTGAACGGATTCTTCGGAATATGGATCAATAGACAAGGTTACTTCATGTTTCAAAAGGAATGGATTATTAGAGCCTTCTACAGGGTCACTGACTTCTTCTACGTTAGCGATAGAAGACAGTATGTTTTTAACATTTACTTCTTCTCCTTCGGTATTGACAATCACTTCAAGTGGAGCAATTTCTCCTGGTGGATAATGATCGGCAATAATCGAGAAACCTTCACGTGACGGCATATCTTCTGGGAAAGAGTCTAGTAAACCATACGTATAATCTATTTTGGGCACGAATAGTGCAAGGCCACCTAATAAAATCGTACAGGAAACGATAATGATCCAGGGTTTGTCTGTAGCCCATCGTCCAATCGCCTGATTGATGCGTCCTGAGGATTTGGGTCTGCGAATAGGCTTTCCTTTTGCTTGTTCGCGTTTTTGAATCATCTCTTCTGTACGAGGGATGAAAGGGACAAATGCCATTCGCCCCAGTATGGCCAATACGGCTGGCAGCAATGTTAACGCGGTGATTCCGATAATTAAAATAGACAGACTGAACGGCACAGCAAATCGGTCGTAGGAAGCATAATGCGCTAGCCCTAGGGTTAAAAGCCCTGTGACCGTGGTCAGTGCACTAATCATAATTGCGCCGCCCGTACCAGTGAGTGCTTTTTGTAAGGCTGCATACTTATCTGGTTCCATCCGCAGTTCATCACGATAGCGGGAAATCAAAAATAAGCAGTAGTCAGTCCCGGCACCAAATAATAATACGGTCATAATCGAAATCGCCTGGGCATCGACAACGATCCATCCTTGATCAGCCATAAAACCAAGTAATGGGCTGATTAATCCATAGGCTATTCCTACAGACACCAGCGGGACAAGCGCAAGGATAGGGGATCGGTACAAAATAATTAACAACACTAATACTAGGACGACCGTCGCGATTAATAAGGTTACGTCTGCGTTACTAAATAATTCGGTCGCATCCGTCTGGATACCGACCGGACCTGTAAACCGTACGTGCAAGCCATCGTCAGAAATGGCCTCATTAAAGCTCGACTTGTCTGTCCCGGCTATGATTCTCTCCTTTAATTGGTCCAGTGCTTTCTGCAATGATTCTGTCGAGGCACTCTCTTGGAAAAAGACCGGGGTGGTCAAGGCAGCGCCATCTTGAGAGCTTGCTTCAATTAAGGTTTGCGGTGGTGCTTTTGCAAATGGAGGAATGAACTTCTGACTACTCACTGGATCTTCCTCAAGACCTCCGTAAAGTTGTTGGATGAGCTGGTAATCCTTATCTGTCAGTCCGCCATTTCGGTGCCAGACGACCAGAAGCGGCACGCCCGAGTTATTAGAAAATTGTTCGGATGAAATCTTAGAAGCTTGCACTGACATGGCATCTTCCGGCAACAATTGATTCGATTTCGTTTCTTCTTGATTGACCTGTGGCCAAACAAAAGATAGGACTATAACTAACAAAAGCCAAACGAACACAGTTAACCATCTTGTTTTCGAACTCGCAACAATACGCCCCCAATTATTTAATAACTTCTTCAAAAGAATCTCCCTCCCTTTTTGGATATCGATTATGTTCTTCAAATAGGGCTGACTATTATGATTGCAGATGTAGTAATTATAATTATATATACTGGACAGTTAATTATCAAAGGTATCGTATTTCAGTTGAACAAAACCTCTATGTTATACTAGTTTTGACCCTTATTGTGTGAGGAGTAAAGTTATGGAGAGAAATACAAACCGTTCTCCGGGAAGACCACCAAACCACAAACATAAACAACCTACAGGCGAACGAATTTTAATTAAGGCATCTCAACTCTTTCTAGAAAACAGTTATCAGGATGTCTCTATGGATGATGTGGCCAAGGCATCTGATGTGACAAAAGCATCTGTTTATTATTATTACAAAACCAAGTCAGAACTTTATACCGAGACTATGATTCAGCTCATGTATCGGGTCCGAGCTCAGATAGTTAAATTACTACGCGAGGAAGAGCCTTTTTATACAAGACTTTTAAACGTGGCTGAGGCCTATTTGTCCGTGTCCATCGATTTGGATACTGAGCGCTTTATCTATAGTGCAAAAAATATGCTTTCCAATTATCAATTGGAAGCCATTCAAAATGCGGAAGAATCGATGTATCATGCAATGGAAGAGTTTTTTAGTGAAGCTATAGACCAAGAGGAGATTTTGCCTATTAATCCGACCTTTGCTGTTCATGCTTACATTTCTTTATTGAATACAGGCAATTATAAGAACACGGAGGGCCACATGATTTTCTCCTCGGCAAAAGAATCGGCAAGACAGATTGTAGGTTTCTTTTGGAAGGGATTGACAAACAGTACTTTCGAATATAAATAATCTCTTTTTTCTAAGAATTTAGTGCTGCATCTTGATTAGGAAAAAGTGTGCAGGCCTTGTTTTCGTGGTATATGAACATAGAAACCGTAACATTGATAAACTAATAAAGCCATCGGTGTTGTCGACTGATGGCTAACAATAGAGCAACCCAGCAAGAAGGCTAGGCTCTACAAAAAAATAACCCCCCTATTGCCAGGATAAAGGCACAAGGGGGTTATTTTTTATGCGATATTAGAATAATCAGTGTTGCAAATTTTAACGAGTACATTAAGGCTTCATCTCCCTTCATGGGAAGTGAGCCTAGCCCCCTTGCGAAGCCGATCTAGCGTATCCTCTCATACTGTCCGGGCTTTCATCATAGCGCTGCCCTTCGGAATAGGCAGTGCAAAAGAAAGTCTTGTGTATTTACGGAGATGTTAAGATAACGATGTTAAAAACCTTAGTTTCAAGTGTTCATATAGGGCTTAATTAGGATTCAGCCTCATTTGGACTTAACTCAATGTAAACGTAAATAAGTATAAAATGATGATATTCCAAAAGAAAGATAAGGAAGAAATTGGATTTAGTCATAATAATATACCTTTTTCTGCAAAGAATAAAATCCACAACTAAAAAATTTATTCATGGGAGGTATTTCATTATGGCTGAAAGTCGTACCAAGCTAACTTCTTCTGAATTAGCTTCTATTTGGTCTGGTTATATGAATGATAGTTTGTCCAAATGTGTCTTAAGTTATTTTTTAAAACATGTAGAGGATGAGGAAATTCGGTCTGTCGCCCAGTTTACTTACGACCTTTCAGCTACACATATAGAAAAACTAACAGCCATATTCCAGAATGAGGGGATCCCAACACCAACAGGTTTTACAAAAGAACATGATTTAAATTTAAATGCCCCTAAACTTTATACAGACATGTTCATGCTAAGTTATATCAATCATATGGCTAAGGTTGGATTACTTGCCTATAGTAGCTTTATCTCCATGAGTGCTCGAAAAGATATAAGATCCTATTTCATGGAAGGACTGCAAGAAACGTCAGATTTATATGACAACAGTTCAGAAGTACTCCTTTCAAAAGGATTATTTATTAGAGCACCTTATATTGCGTATCCAACAAGAACAGACTTTGTAGACTCAAGAAAATATTTCAATGGTTTTTCCTCTCTTGGTAAGGAACGACCATTAAACACGGTTGAAATATCACATTTGTTCATGAACACTCAAACCAACGTTATAGGAACTAAACTAGCACTTAGTTTTGCTCAAACATCACCGAATAAACAAGTTCAAAAATGGATGTTAAGAGGATCTGACATTTCAAAAAAACATGTTCAAATTTTCACCAAAACCCTTATTAATAACGATATACAGCCGCCCGCTTCATCTGATGTTAGTATTACAAATTCAACTACCCCGCCGTTTTCAGATAAACTAAATTTATTTCACATGAGTTTGTTAAGCAGCGCAGGGATGGGAAATTACGCAACCGCAGCAGCTGCAAGTCAAAGAAATGACCTAATGATAAATTACGAAAGGTTATCACTAGAAATTGCTCGATATGCTAAAGATGGAGGCGACCTCATGGTTAAAAATGGATGGTTAGAACAACCCCCGGGGACAATAGATAAACAAAAAATTATAAAAACGAAGGATTCGGAATAATTTCACCTCCTTGTAATCAGCTATATAGTATAATAATTTCTGAAATCTTTATCTAGTTCGAAATTAGCTGGATATGTTGCTGGTACGATCTTTATAAAGAATTTGAACATAGAACGAACTAATACGCCTTTCACAGTTTTATTTGGAGATAAATGGCTTCGGTAATCAGATAAACCGTCGTATATTTCATTAATATTTTGACAATAATGAAACTATGAACTGTACCTTTCATAAAAGGAGAAGGTTTGGTGATACCGATAGATTATAAATTGGCTGATATGGGAGTACAATTGAGTAAACATGAGCTTCAAACCCTTACACATGAAGAAGAATACTGGTTTCTAAACGAAAAGTTTGTCCAAGCCTTAAGAATTGTGGATGCTTTTTATCGATCTGTGTTAAGGTGATTTAAGTAGATTATGAATTAAAGTATGTTGTTATAAAAAAAGGAGAGATACTATTGAATAAAACAGAATTAGTTAATAAAGTTGCTGAGGTTTCTGGGTTATCAAAGGGGGATGCAAGCAAAGCCGTTGATTCAACTTTGGAATCTATTACAGAAGCACTTGCAAACGAAGATAGTGTTCAATTAATTGGTTTCGGTAACTTTGAAGTAAGAGAAAGAGCAGCACGTAAAGGTCGTAATCCGCAAACAGGTGAGGAAATAGAAATAGCAGCAAGTAAAGTACCTGCATTCAAGCCAGGAAAAAGCCTTAGAGAAGCAGTAAAATAAGATAACTTAAAGGGAAGGGGTGTTCCAAAAGTATAAATAATACTTGAGGGACACCGTCTTTTTTTATTTCAAAAAATGAAGAGGCTGCCTCCTACCCTTTTGGAACAGCCTCTTCATATTAATCTATATAAGCTCTTTCACACCCTGTTTCTGTTCATGTTTGATAGTGGCTTGAGCCGCTGCAAGACGTGCAAGTGGTACACGGTATGGGGAGCAGCTAACATAATCCAACCCTACATCATGGCAGAATTGTATCGAATGTTTTTCTCCTCCATGTTCCCCGCAAATCCCTGTTTTTAACCCTGGCTTTGTTGCTCTGCCAAGTTTAACGCCGGTTTCTACAAGCTTGCCGACACCTTCCTTGTCAAGAGAAGCGAATGGATTATCTGGGAGAACTTTTTTATCAATATAGGTTTGCAGGAACTTGCCCTCTGCATCATCACGACTATACCCAAAAGTTGTTTGAGTTAAATCATTTGTTCCAAAGGAGAAAAAGTCCGCCTCTTGAGCAATTTGGTCCGCAGTGAGAGCTGCTCGTGGAACTTCAACCATCGTACCAACGAGATAATCGGATTCCTGTCCGGTTTCTTCCATAATTTGTTCTCCCACGTTGACGACCAATTGACGCATTTCTTTCAACTCATTGACATGGCCAACTAAAGGAATCATAATTTCCGGCTTAACATCGATTCCTTTTTCCATCACTTTGGAAATGGCGTAGAAGATGGCTTTCGCCTGCATGAGGTAGATTTCAGGATAAATCATTCCCAGACGGCAGCCACGGTGTCCTAGCATTGGATTGGATTCATCTAACAGACGGACTTTTCTTAAAAGGTCTTCCTTAACCTTTAATTCCTTAGACTTTGGATCTAAGATTTGTAGCTTTGTCACTTCAACGATCAGTTCTTCCTTATCAGGCAGAAACTCATGAAGAGGAGGATCTAGTAAACGAATCGTTATCGGGTATCCTTGCATCGTTTCAAAGATTCCTTCAAAATCTTCTTGCTGCATGGGCAGTAGTTTCATAAGAGCGTGCTCTCGTTCCTCGTATGTCTCAGCAAGGATCATTTCCTGAACAAGTGGGATTCGGTCTGCATCCATAAACATATGTTCTGTCCGGCACAATCCGATTCCACCGGCACCAAATTCAATGGCTTTTGCGGCATCCTTTGAGTTGTCAGCATTGGCCCTTACGCCAAGTTTTCTCTCCTCATCTGCCCAGGTAAGTAACAGTTGAAACTCCTCCGAAAGCTGTGGCTCGATCATTGGGACTTCACCTAACATGATGTCACCCGTTGAACCATCAATGGTAATTCGATCGCCCTGGTTGACGATGACGTCTCCTACTGTAAACTGCTTTCCTTTTATATCAATAGATAAGGCTTCACAGCCGCAAATACAAGCCTTTCCCATGCCTCTTGCTACTACAGCTGCATGACTTGTCATTCCTCCACGGCTAGTGATTGTTGCTTGAGAGGCCACAATTCCATGGATATCGTCAGGGGTGGTTTCCGGTCGAACAAGAATCACCTTTTTGCCATCGTTCGCTAAACGTTCGGCATCATCTGCATAAAAAACGACCTGGCCTGTTGCTGCTCCAGGGGAGGCAGGCAGCCCTTTGGCTAATTGTTTCCGCTGATATGAATCATCAATTCGATGATGAAGCAGCTGGTTAAGTTGATCAGGGTCGACACGCAGAAGGGCCTCTTTTTTACTAATAATGTTTTCTTCTGCTAAGTCAACGGCGATGGTAATCGCTGCTTGAGCTGTTCTTTTACCCGTTCGAGTTTGAAGAATAAATAGTTCCCCACGCTCTACTGTGAATTCAATGTCCTGCATGTCTTGATAATGCTCTTCTAGTAGATTGCTAGTTTCAACAAACTGTTGGTAGACTTCCGGCATTTCATGCTGGAGGGTAGCAATCGGCTGTGGGGTACGAATGCCTGCAACCACATCTTCGCCTTGTGCATTTATTAAATATTCCCCATAAAGCTTCGATTCACCTGTAGATGGGTTCCGTGTAAAGGCAACTCCCGTACCAGAATCGTTCCCCATATTTCCAAAGACCATGCTTTGAATGTTCACGGCTGTGCCAAGGTGACCGGGAATCTTCTGAAGGCGACGGTACACAATAGCCCGCTGGTTATTCCAAGAATCAAAAACAGCTCGAATGGAAAGGAATAATTGTTCTTTTGGATCCTCAGGAAAATTCCTTTTCGCATGTCTTTTGACGATATCTTTGTACCCTTTAATCACTTGTTGCCAATCTGCTGCAGACATTTCAGGATCTGAATCATATCCTTTTTCTTCTCTCACTTCTTCTAAAAATTGCTCAAAGTAAAAGTTATCGACATCAAGAACAACGTCACTAAACATTTGAATGAATCGACGGTAAGAATCATAGGCAAAACGTGGATTTCCAGTAAGGTTTGCCAATCCTTCCACTGTTTTATCATTCATTCCAAGGTTTAAAACGGTATCCATCATTCCCGGCATCGAATGAACGGCACCGGAACGAACGGAAACAAGCAGGGGATCTGCGGGATCTCCAAGTTTTTTCCCTGTTTTTTCTTCAAGGATTTGAAGGGCTTCTACTACTTGGAGTTCGATCTCGGCAGGAATGGATTCGCCCGCATCATAGTATGAGTTACAGGCCTCTGTTGAAATGGTAAAACCATAAGGAACGGGTAAACCAATACGGGTCATTTCCGCCAGGTTGGCGCCCTTACCTCCTAAAAGTTCCTTTTTTTCACTGCTCCCTTGATCAAATGTATAAACAAATTTATTCATAGTTTATAACTCCCCTCTTTTTTAACATGGCTAATATTAGATCAGCCGTCTCTTCTACGGCCTTATTTGAGACATTAATAATTGGACAACCGATTCGTTTCATAATCGTCTCGGAATAATCTAGTTCCTCTAGGATTCGTTCTAAGTTTGCATAATTCGCATGGGTGTTTAACCCTAAACTTTTCAATCGTTCCTCGCGAATTTCATTTAATTTATCTGGTGTGATCACTAAACCGATACATTTACTTTTTGGAATATCAAAAAGTTCCTCCGGGGGATTTATTTCCGGTACCAAAGGGATATTTGCCACCTTAAACTTTTTATGGGCCAGATACATGGAGAGTGGAGTCTTTGATGTTCTGGAAACGCCCACTAGCACAATGTCGGCGTGTTTAATCCCGCGTATTTCCTGGCCATCATCATATTTGACCGCGAACTCAATGGCTTCCACTCTTCGGAAGTAGTTATCGTCCAGTTTCCTCATTAATCCTGGTTGACGTTCGGGGACCTTATGAAATTTTTCAATAAATGCTTCCATAAGTGGATTCATTAAATCCACTGCAATAATTCCTTCTTCTCGTGCTCTCTGATCAAGGTATTGCTTTAAATCTGGAATGACGATCGTGTAGGCAATGATGGAATGGCTATACTTTGCGACAGCAATGACATTATTAAGATCCTGGATATCTTCTACATAGGAAATGTGCTGGATTTCAACATCTGCTCCATTAAATTGACTTGTCACTGCTTTTACCATCAACTCAGCTGTCTCGCCAACTGAATCCGAAACTACATAGACAATTTCCTTTTTATTCACATCCGATCTTCCTATCCTTTAGGGTTTAGTGTTTGCTTGATT carries:
- a CDS encoding MMPL family transporter, producing MKKLLNNWGRIVASSKTRWLTVFVWLLLVIVLSFVWPQVNQEETKSNQLLPEDAMSVQASKISSEQFSNNSGVPLLVVWHRNGGLTDKDYQLIQQLYGGLEEDPVSSQKFIPPFAKAPPQTLIEASSQDGAALTTPVFFQESASTESLQKALDQLKERIIAGTDKSSFNEAISDDGLHVRFTGPVGIQTDATELFSNADVTLLIATVVLVLVLLIILYRSPILALVPLVSVGIAYGLISPLLGFMADQGWIVVDAQAISIMTVLLFGAGTDYCLFLISRYRDELRMEPDKYAALQKALTGTGGAIMISALTTVTGLLTLGLAHYASYDRFAVPFSLSILIIGITALTLLPAVLAILGRMAFVPFIPRTEEMIQKREQAKGKPIRRPKSSGRINQAIGRWATDKPWIIIVSCTILLGGLALFVPKIDYTYGLLDSFPEDMPSREGFSIIADHYPPGEIAPLEVIVNTEGEEVNVKNILSSIANVEEVSDPVEGSNNPFLLKHEVTLSIDPYSEESVQTIPAIKNKMANVLESNGIENPAENVWIGGETATLYDTKQVTKRDQSIIIPAVLIIIAVLLLIYLRSIVAMIYLLGTVVLSYLAALGLGWLILNFVFGADAMQGLIPVYAFVFLVALGEDYNIFMVSSIWKKRKHLPLKQAIREGVSETSSVIGSAGLILAGTFSVLAVLPLQVLVQFGTVTAVGILLDTFIVRPLLVPSITTVLGRFSFWPEKLWKLREDNNKAKITAHEKE
- a CDS encoding TVP38/TMEM64 family protein produces the protein MNNSKVKSFIIKSAVLLGIAGLLVLLNQLFFHIQPKDIKKWTDGLGVWAPVVFLIIFTVRPFTLIPLSIIAVACGLLFGPFLGSVYIIIGTVLGAASAFLVLRRYAKEIHIEDNDKENLKKLKKDVEEHGFKSVLMLRLLPAINFDLLTYICSKTQVNSWKYLLGTLVGTLPGSIMFGVFGSSLLTLKPVNLIILAGLIILLIVLGVIMKRSIGKRYDTEELKAEVKDLRKNT
- a CDS encoding MBL fold metallo-hydrolase → MIESQTTPFEFYPISVPTQDSLRTVNFYLLSIKNQLLLFDAGWTGDAYWQALKQTLKESHFELEDITGIVLSHHHIDHCGLVNQIVEKHEIPVYAHKKAFPRLQREETFLRTRIQFFEALYRKFDCWDRGEAQVDYLKRSLEKNRHLAVKANLSPVEEAPLDGLNALHFPGHAPDQIGLWEQTNGILFGGDVLIQHISSNALVEPNENGERLPTLHQSVESLKAIASLPVQLIHSGHGSVIHDPQALVKKRLSRIDQKGDKIISLIEKGASTGREIALSYYGSTYDQQFSLVMSEIIGQLDYLEIKGKIDKTIKDGIYHYSPVNKI
- the cls gene encoding cardiolipin synthase produces the protein MKQMRQVVFVCLLILTFYIIFLSDQPFWIKSLALVAYLLIILSVSYVLMLENRSPYKTLLWIYAIVFFPVIGYIFFVYSGQLQVKGHLFQKKREDNKTYLKDLLQQSPSTYFGKLGKEEQFISNLIKGESHFPLSFSSRTRVLKDGEETFSAMKESLKKAKEFIHMEYYTFRDDKIGTQITDILVEKARSGIEVKVIYDDVGSLKISKDALLRMEEAGVTVACFLPVKYGFFNQKINFRNHRKIIVIDGEAGFVGGLNIGDEYLGLDEKIGFWRDTHLMVEGEVIRSLHAIFLVDWSYLTDERLAQKNYISTPNLENNPGGVQVVASGPDANRGIMGDLYFTMISSAKHSVWIATPYFVPNKDIRTALSMAAKKGVDVKLMVPEISDGFLTQYGTRSYFDELLDKGIDVYMYQKGFMHQKIMIVDGQYASIGTANVDFRSINLNFEVNVFLFQMDSVRQLVSYYELDIKDSEQVNQVLYKNRGLVTKTKESFARLFSPIL
- a CDS encoding TetR/AcrR family transcriptional regulator; the protein is MERNTNRSPGRPPNHKHKQPTGERILIKASQLFLENSYQDVSMDDVAKASDVTKASVYYYYKTKSELYTETMIQLMYRVRAQIVKLLREEEPFYTRLLNVAEAYLSVSIDLDTERFIYSAKNMLSNYQLEAIQNAEESMYHAMEEFFSEAIDQEEILPINPTFAVHAYISLLNTGNYKNTEGHMIFSSAKESARQIVGFFWKGLTNSTFEYK
- a CDS encoding alpha/beta hydrolase; translated protein: MKIWECEKNYQKGVIVIVHGYGDHHGRYMWLKDKCLSRGFHVVMDDLPGMGGTTRRAGHIDSFDEYVETVSRWIKESKKYNLPIFVMGHSMGGLATVRALTERELPISGVILSSPCLGLIHTPPDVLRRLIKLMNKWKPAFRVPLKNPFKKGLATRNEKVLKRDEQDPFIVTKVSVRWFKEMDKAMQKAFRHVKEVPDVPLLVLQGGSDKIVKKHDVYKWFRHLSINEKTYKEFKGLYHEVFNEPEREQVFDQAYAFLQSHVD